The following are encoded in a window of Echeneis naucrates chromosome 19, fEcheNa1.1, whole genome shotgun sequence genomic DNA:
- the LOC115060074 gene encoding gap junction delta-3 protein-like produces the protein MGEWSFLSDLFGNLQAHSPMLGRFWLLLMLVFRILILGTVASDLFDDEQEEFTCNTLQPGCKQVCYDMAFPISQYRFWVFHIVLIATPSLVFIMYTMHHHNKRKMLSELSSWDSRGAHHIRRLYIVNVAFRIVAEIGFLVGQWFLYGFKVEAQFPCNRFPCPYTVDCFTSRPAEKTIFLCFYFIVGVIAAISSCAELFYSSTKLFCSSQESPEHLCVCQNLHNIKQEEAEVQEKARGKPASVSSSRRLKGRSVASSAIKKVSGIGGRHSSGKYVSSRTLAV, from the coding sequence ATGGGTGAATGGAGCTTTCTGAGTGATCTCTTTGGTAACCTCCAGGCGCACTCGCCGATGCTTGGTCGTTTCTGGCTCTTACTCATGCTCGTGTTTAGGATCCTGATCCTGGGAACTGTTGCCAGTGACTTGTTTGACGATGAGCAGGAGGAATTTACCTGCAACACCCTGCAGCCGGGCTGCAAACAGGTGTGCTACGATATGGCCTTCCCTATCTCCCAGTACAGGTTCTGGGTGTTTCACATCGTCCTCATCGCCACACCTTCCTTGGTTTTCATCATGTACACCATGCACCACCATAATAAGAGGAAAATGCTCTCTGAATTAAGCAGCTGGGACAGCAGAGGGGCGCATCACATAAGGAGGCTCTACATTGTTAATGTGGCCTTTCGTATAGTGGCAGAAATTGGCTTTTTAGTGGGCCAGTGGTTCCTGTATGGCTTCAAGGTGGAGGCCCAGTTCCCCTGTAACCGCTTCCCTTGCCCGTACACAGTGGACTGCTTCACCTCCCGCCCTGCAGAAAAAACTATCTTCCTCTGCTTCTATTTCATCGTAGGGGTGATAGCAGCGATTTCTAGTTGTGCAGAGCTTTTCTACAGCTCCACAAAGTTGTTTTGCTCGAGCCAGGAGTCCCCGGAGCACCTGTGTGTCTGCCAGAACCTCCACAACATAAAGCAAGAGGAAGCAGAAGTGCAAGAGAAAGCAAGAGGAAAGCCAGCGAGTGTGTCCAGCAGTAGGAGGCTGAAGGGAAGATCAGTGGCGAGCAGTGCCATTAAAAAGGTCTCTGGAATCGGAGGCAGGCACAGCAGTGGTAAATATGTGAGCAGCAGGACGCTCGCAGTGTGA